From Verrucomicrobiia bacterium, the proteins below share one genomic window:
- a CDS encoding 2-hydroxyacid dehydrogenase, with translation MNIAVFDTKPYDRQFLEPAGRAAGLDWKFHEFRLTDETAETARGARAVCVFVNDVLNAACLDVLRGCGVVHVALRCAGFNNVDLEAARAAGIAVSRVPAYSPHAVAEHTVALLLTLNRRIHRAYNRVREHNFSLAGLTGFDLNGRTVGIVGTGRIGRITASIFRGFGCHVLATDAFPQESWATAAGVHYTDLPHLLGASDIVSLHLPLTPESHHLLRRETFAAMKPGAYLLNTSRGKLVDSTALLEALKSGRLGGVALDVYEEEEGVFFEDLSGEVPTDDELALLLSYPNVLITSHQAFLTVEALQEISRVTVENLVRFQKGLEWLPETGLT, from the coding sequence ATGAACATTGCCGTCTTCGATACCAAACCCTACGACCGCCAGTTCCTGGAGCCTGCCGGGCGGGCTGCCGGACTCGACTGGAAGTTCCATGAGTTCCGGCTCACGGATGAGACCGCCGAAACCGCGCGCGGGGCCCGGGCGGTCTGTGTGTTTGTCAATGATGTCCTCAACGCCGCCTGCCTTGACGTGCTGCGAGGTTGCGGGGTGGTGCACGTCGCCCTGCGCTGCGCCGGGTTCAACAACGTGGATCTGGAGGCGGCCCGGGCGGCGGGGATCGCCGTCTCGCGCGTGCCGGCCTATTCGCCGCATGCGGTGGCCGAACACACCGTGGCCCTGCTGCTGACCCTGAACCGTCGCATCCACCGCGCCTACAACCGGGTCCGCGAGCACAATTTCTCCCTCGCGGGGCTCACCGGCTTCGACCTGAACGGCAGGACCGTGGGCATCGTGGGCACCGGCCGCATTGGCAGGATCACGGCATCCATCTTCCGCGGATTCGGGTGCCATGTGCTGGCCACCGATGCCTTTCCCCAGGAGTCGTGGGCGACGGCTGCGGGCGTCCACTACACCGATCTCCCCCATCTGCTCGGTGCCAGTGACATCGTGTCCCTTCACCTGCCTCTGACTCCGGAGTCGCATCACCTGCTGCGCCGGGAGACCTTCGCGGCGATGAAGCCGGGCGCCTACCTGCTCAACACCAGCCGCGGCAAGCTTGTGGACAGCACCGCCCTGCTCGAGGCGCTCAAGTCGGGGCGCCTGGGCGGCGTGGCGCTGGATGTTTACGAGGAGGAGGAGGGCGTCTTTTTTGAGGACCTTTCCGGCGAGGTTCCGACCGACGACGAACTCGCCCTGCTGTTGAGTTATCCCAACGTCTTGATCACCTCGCATCAGGCGTTCCTGACGGTGGAGGCCCTGCAGGAGATCAGCCGGGTGACGGTGGAGAACCTGGTCCGCTTCCAGAAGGGCCTTGAGTGGCTGCCCGAAACCGGACTGACCTGA